One Nomascus leucogenys isolate Asia chromosome 22a, Asia_NLE_v1, whole genome shotgun sequence DNA segment encodes these proteins:
- the CPO gene encoding carboxypeptidase O: protein MKPLLETLYLLGMLVPGGLGYDRSLAQHRQEIVDKSVSPWSLETYSYNIYHPMGEIYQWMREISEKYKEVVTQHFLGVTYETHPMYYLKISQPSGNPKKIIWMDCGIHAREWIAPAFCQWFVKEILQNYKDNSRIRKLLRNLDFYVLPVLNIDGYIYTWTIDRLWRKSRSPHNNGTCFGTDLNRNFNASWCSIGASRNCQDQTFCGTGPVSEPETKAVASFVESKKDDILCFLTMHSYGQLILTPYGYTKNKSSNHPEMIQVGQKAANALKAKYGTNYRVGSSADILYASSGSSRDWARDIGIPFSYTFELRDSGTYGFVLPEAQIQPTCEETMEAVLSVLDDVYAKHWHSDSAGRVTSANMLLGLLVSCMSLL, encoded by the exons ATGAAGCCTCTGCTTGAAACCCTTTATCTTTTGGGGATGCTGGTTCCTGGAGGGCTGGGATATGATAG ATCCTTAGCCCAACACAGACAAGAGATTGTGGACAAGTCAGTGAGTCCATGGAGCCTGGAGACGTATTCCTATAACATATACCATCCCATGGGAGAG ATCTATCAGTGGATGAGAGAGATCAGTGAGAAGTACAAGGAAGTGGTGACACAGCATTTCCTAGGAGTGACCTATGAGACCCACCCCATGTATTATTTGAAG ATCAGCCAACCATCTGGTAATCCCAAAAAGATCATTTGGATGGACTGTGGAATTCATGCCAGAGAATGGATTGCTCCTGCTTTTTGCCAATGGTTCGTCAAAGAA attctacaaaactaTAAAGACAACTCGAGGATACGCAAGCTCCTTAGGAACCTGGACTTCTATGTCCTTCCAGTTCTTAACATAGATGGTTATATCTACACTTGGACAATT GATCGTCTTTGGAGGAAATCCCGTTCACCCCATAATAATGGCACATGTTTTGGGACGGATCTCAATCGAAATTTCAATGCATCTTGGTGTA GTATTGGTGCATCTAGAAACTGCCAAGATCAAACATTCTGTGGGACAGGGCCAGTGTCTGAACCAGAGACTAAAGCTGTTGCCAGCTTTGTAGAGAGCAAGAAGGATGATATTTTGTGCTTCCTGACCATGCACTCTTATGGGCAGTTAATTCTCACACCTTACGGCTACACCAAAAATAAATCAAGTAACCACCCAGAAATG ATTCAAGTTGGACAGAAGGCAGCAAATGCATTGAAAGCAAAGTATGGAACCAATTATAGAGTTGGATCGAGTGcagatattttat ATGCCTCATCAGGGTCTTCAAGAGACTGGGCCCGAGACATTGGGATTCCCTTCTCATATACGTTTGAGCTGAGGGACAGTGGAACATACGGGTTTGTTCTGCCAGAAGCTCAGATCCAGCCCACCTGTGAGGAGACCATGGAGGCTGTGCTGTCGGTCCTGGATGATGTGTATGCGAAACACTGGCACTCAGACAGTGCTGGAAGGGTGACATCTGCCAATATGCTGCTGGGCCTGCTGGTGTCCTGCATGTCTCTTCTCTAA